One stretch of Ipomoea triloba cultivar NCNSP0323 chromosome 8, ASM357664v1 DNA includes these proteins:
- the LOC116026691 gene encoding phosphatidate cytidylyltransferase, mitochondrial isoform X1, giving the protein MENEGKAELGSLLKILPPVEFCCVYGSTLHPNNKAQKSMVDYILGVADPIQWHTENLKTNSDHYASWLIRIGGGRLINGIANNIGVGIHFNPFVSWNNKMFKYGVVQVHDLIEDIQGWERFYMSGRLQKPVNIIVDNLNVENENAVNLRAAASAALLLLPSEFSEEDLYAKICSLSYMGDLRMLFAEDKNKVKNIVQGQFHLFQRIYRPFLDEYAANGLLRFSSTGDKQVNITQDCGLSAATFFASHLPLPIRSKMDTNRGETKQLDYSGKIRQDMIIGSKEQAAKSMSKLLRRKVMVSSARQAVAGLLTAGAVHGAKYLGKKMIKAWKSWT; this is encoded by the exons ATGGAGAATGAGGGGAAGGCAGAGCTTGGAAGTTTGCTTAAAATTCTACCACCAGTTGAATTCTGCTGTGTTTATGGCTCCACTCTTCATCCAAACAATAAAGCTCAG AAATCCATGGTAGATTACATTCTTGGTGTAGCTGATCCTATACAATGGCATACTGAG AATTTAAAGACGAACAGTGATCACTATGCATCATGGCTTATTCGCATTGGTGGAGGTAGGCTG ATTAATGGTATTGCAAATAATATTGGTGTTGGTATACACTTCAACCCCTTTGTTTCTTGGAATAACAAG ATGTTCAAGTATGGAGTTGTTCAAGTGCATGACTTGATTGAGGATATTCAAGGATGGGAGAGGTTCTACATGAGTGGTCGTTTGCAGAAACCT gttaatattattgtggataatttgaatgttgaaaatgaaaatgctgTCAATTTGAGAGCTGCTGCATCTGCTGCTCTCCTCCTTTTGCCGTCTGAATTCAGTGAG GAAGATTTATATGCCAAAATATGTAGCCTGTCATACATGGGTGACTTACGGATGCTTTTTGCGGAGGACAAAAATAAG GTAAAAAATATTGTACAAGGACAATTTCACTTGTTCCAAAGAATTTATAGACCCTTTCTAGATGAATATGCTGCCAATGGCTTGCTGAGATTTTCATCAACTGGTGACAAGCAAGTAAATATAACTCAG GATTGTGGATTATCTGCAGCCACTTTCTTTGCATCACATCTTCCTCTGCCTATTAGAAGCAAAATGGATACAAACCGTGGTGAGACGAAACAATTGGATTACAGTG GAAAAATTAGACAGGACATGATTATTGGTTCAAAAGAACAGGCTGCAAAATCCATGAGTAAGCTTCTTAGGCGAAAGGTTATGGTTTCAAGTGCAAGGCAGGCAGTTGCAGGTTTGCTAACTGCTGGTGCTGTTCACGGCGCCAAATATCtggggaagaagatgatcaAAGCTTGGAAATCTTGGACATAG
- the LOC116026691 gene encoding phosphatidate cytidylyltransferase, mitochondrial isoform X2, whose translation MENEGKAELGSLLKILPPVEFCCVYGSTLHPNNKAQKSMVDYILGVADPIQWHTENLKTNSDHYASWLIRIGGGRLINGIANNIGVGIHFNPFVSWNNKMFKYGVVQVHDLIEDIQGWERFYMSGRLQKPVNIIVDNLNVENENAVNLRAAASAALLLLPSEFSEEDLYAKICSLSYMGDLRMLFAEDKNKVKNIVQGQFHLFQRIYRPFLDEYAANGLLRFSSTGDKQVNITQPLSLHHIFLCLLEAKWIQTVVRRNNWITVEKLDRT comes from the exons ATGGAGAATGAGGGGAAGGCAGAGCTTGGAAGTTTGCTTAAAATTCTACCACCAGTTGAATTCTGCTGTGTTTATGGCTCCACTCTTCATCCAAACAATAAAGCTCAG AAATCCATGGTAGATTACATTCTTGGTGTAGCTGATCCTATACAATGGCATACTGAG AATTTAAAGACGAACAGTGATCACTATGCATCATGGCTTATTCGCATTGGTGGAGGTAGGCTG ATTAATGGTATTGCAAATAATATTGGTGTTGGTATACACTTCAACCCCTTTGTTTCTTGGAATAACAAG ATGTTCAAGTATGGAGTTGTTCAAGTGCATGACTTGATTGAGGATATTCAAGGATGGGAGAGGTTCTACATGAGTGGTCGTTTGCAGAAACCT gttaatattattgtggataatttgaatgttgaaaatgaaaatgctgTCAATTTGAGAGCTGCTGCATCTGCTGCTCTCCTCCTTTTGCCGTCTGAATTCAGTGAG GAAGATTTATATGCCAAAATATGTAGCCTGTCATACATGGGTGACTTACGGATGCTTTTTGCGGAGGACAAAAATAAG GTAAAAAATATTGTACAAGGACAATTTCACTTGTTCCAAAGAATTTATAGACCCTTTCTAGATGAATATGCTGCCAATGGCTTGCTGAGATTTTCATCAACTGGTGACAAGCAAGTAAATATAACTCAG CCACTTTCTTTGCATCACATCTTCCTCTGCCTATTAGAAGCAAAATGGATACAAACCGTGGTGAGACGAAACAATTGGATTACAGTG GAAAAATTAGACAGGACATGA
- the LOC116026691 gene encoding phosphatidate cytidylyltransferase, mitochondrial isoform X3, with translation MHHGLFALVEINGIANNIGVGIHFNPFVSWNNKMFKYGVVQVHDLIEDIQGWERFYMSGRLQKPVNIIVDNLNVENENAVNLRAAASAALLLLPSEFSEEDLYAKICSLSYMGDLRMLFAEDKNKVKNIVQGQFHLFQRIYRPFLDEYAANGLLRFSSTGDKQVNITQDCGLSAATFFASHLPLPIRSKMDTNRGETKQLDYSGKIRQDMIIGSKEQAAKSMSKLLRRKVMVSSARQAVAGLLTAGAVHGAKYLGKKMIKAWKSWT, from the exons ATGCATCATGGCTTATTCGCATTGGTGGAG ATTAATGGTATTGCAAATAATATTGGTGTTGGTATACACTTCAACCCCTTTGTTTCTTGGAATAACAAG ATGTTCAAGTATGGAGTTGTTCAAGTGCATGACTTGATTGAGGATATTCAAGGATGGGAGAGGTTCTACATGAGTGGTCGTTTGCAGAAACCT gttaatattattgtggataatttgaatgttgaaaatgaaaatgctgTCAATTTGAGAGCTGCTGCATCTGCTGCTCTCCTCCTTTTGCCGTCTGAATTCAGTGAG GAAGATTTATATGCCAAAATATGTAGCCTGTCATACATGGGTGACTTACGGATGCTTTTTGCGGAGGACAAAAATAAG GTAAAAAATATTGTACAAGGACAATTTCACTTGTTCCAAAGAATTTATAGACCCTTTCTAGATGAATATGCTGCCAATGGCTTGCTGAGATTTTCATCAACTGGTGACAAGCAAGTAAATATAACTCAG GATTGTGGATTATCTGCAGCCACTTTCTTTGCATCACATCTTCCTCTGCCTATTAGAAGCAAAATGGATACAAACCGTGGTGAGACGAAACAATTGGATTACAGTG GAAAAATTAGACAGGACATGATTATTGGTTCAAAAGAACAGGCTGCAAAATCCATGAGTAAGCTTCTTAGGCGAAAGGTTATGGTTTCAAGTGCAAGGCAGGCAGTTGCAGGTTTGCTAACTGCTGGTGCTGTTCACGGCGCCAAATATCtggggaagaagatgatcaAAGCTTGGAAATCTTGGACATAG
- the LOC116027661 gene encoding pentatricopeptide repeat-containing protein At4g20090, with the protein MPFNASATKHLSSRLSPNPCKFFCHFNLIPRCFSLLPKPSEPEHEPEKDQTLIQDSPKSDCYGTRREQPPIADKLFKLAPKSGSYKLGDSTFYSLIENYANSGDFGSLEKVFDRMKREKRVFVEKSFILVFRAYGKARLPDKAVELFERMVDEFQCRRTVRSFNSVLNVIIQSGLYHLALKFYSDVVDRRGVEPNVLTFNLIVKAMCKVGMVDRAVEVFREMPEWECKADVYTYCTLMDGLCKDNRIDEAVTLLDEMQIEGCFPIPVTFNVLINGLCKKGDLGRAAKLVENMFLKGCVPNEVTYNTLIHGLCLKGKLDKAISLLHRMVSNKHVPNDITYGTIINGLVKQGRAVDGACIFRAMEERGHRANEYVYSSLISGLFKEGKSEEALKLWNEMIEKGSKPNTIVYSALIDGLCREGRPNEAQEILSQMINMDCTPNAWTFSSLMKGFFKIGKSNEAILVWKDMVDQNILPNEVCYSVLIHGLCGDGKLKEAMMVWKQMITNGWNPDVVAYTSMIYGLCNAGSVEQGLKFFHEMLCKESNSQPDVITYNILFNALCKQDRISRAIDLLNNMLDQGCDPDLVTCNIFLTILNEKMNPPQSGGEFLDELVLRLHKRQRILGASNIIEVMLRKALYPKLSTLEKIVRELCKPKKVQVAINKCWNDLFL; encoded by the coding sequence ATGCCCTTTAACGCCAGTGCCACCAAGCATCTCAGCTCAAGGCTCTCTCCAAACCCATGTAAGTTTTTCTGCCACTTCAACCTTATTCCCCGTTGCTTTTCATTACTTCCCAAGCCTTCGGAACCCGAGCACGAGCCTGAAAAGGACCAAACTTTAATTCAAGATtcccctaaatcagattgtTATGGAACTAGAAGAGAACAACCCCCAATTGCTGATAAGCTCTTTAAACTTGCCCCGAAATCGGGCTCTTACAAACTGGGTGACTCCACGTTTTATTCTCTTATCGAGAATTATGCCAATTCCGGAGACTTCGGGTCTCTGGAGAAGGTTTTTGATAGGATGAAACGAGAAAAAAGAGTGTTTGTGGAGAAGAGTTTTATTCTAGTGTTTAGGGCTTATGGGAAAGCACGTTTGCCTGATAAAGCTGTTGAACTTTTTGAAAGGATGGTGGATGAATTTCAGTGTAGACGAACTGTTAGGTCGTTTAATTCGGTTCTTAATGTGATTATACAATCAGGTTTATATCACCTAGCATTGAAGTTTTATTCCGATGTTGTTGATAGGAGGGGCGTCGAGCCAAATGTATTGACTTTTAACCTGATTGTTAAAGCAATGTGTAAGGTAGGGATGGTAGATAGAGCAGTGGAGGTGTTTAGGGAAATGCCGGAGTGGGAATGCAAGGCGGATGTGTATACGTATTGCACATTGATGGATGGGTTGTGTAAGGACAATAGGATAGATGAGGCCGTGACTTTGTTGGATGAAATGCAGATAGAGGGATGTTTTCCTATTCCGGTGACTTTTAATGTTTTGATTAATGGGCTTTGCAAGAAGGGCGATTTGGGCCGAGCTGCAAAGCTTGTAGAAAATATGTTTCTTAAAGGTTGTGTTCCTAATGAAGTGACTTATAACACGCTTATTCATGGTCTGTGTCTTAAAGGGAAGTTGGATAAGGCGATTAGTTTGTTGCATAGAATGGTATCGAATAAACATGTTCCTAATGATATAACGTATGGAACTATCATCAACGGTCTTGTCAAGCAAGGAAGAGCAGTTGATGGCGCGTGTATATTTAGGGCAATGGAGGAAAGAGGACATCGAGCAAATGAATATGTTTACTCTTCACTAATTAGCGGGTTGTTCAAGGAGGGAAAATCCGAGGAGGCGCTAAAATTGTGGAATGAAATGATAGAGAAGGGAAGCAAGCCAAATACAATTGTGTATTCTGCTCTTATAGATGGGTTGTGTCGGGAAGGTAGGCCTAATGAAGCCCAGGAGATTCTATCGCAGATGATTAATATGGATTGCACTCCAAATGCTTGGACTTTCAGCTCTCTGATGAAGGGTTTTTTTAAAATCGGTAAAAGCAATGAGGCAATACTGGTGTGGAAAGATATGGTAGATCAGAATATTTTACCTAACGAAGTTTGCTATAGTGTACTCATCCATGGACTATGTGGAGACGGGAAACTGAAAGAGGCTATGATGGTGTGGAAGCAAATGATTACTAATGGTTGGAACCCCGACGTTGTGGCATACACTTCAATGATTTATGGCCTCTGCAATGCTGGGTCAGTGGAACAGGGACTAAAATTTTTCCATGAGATGTTATGTAAGGAATCTAATAGTCAACCCGATGTAATAACGTATAACATACTTTTTAATGCTTTGTGCAAGCAGGATAGGATTTCCCGTGCCATAGATCTTTTAAATAACATGCTAGATCAAGGCTGTGACCCCGATTTGGTTACATGTAACATTTTCTTGACAATTTTGAACGAGAAGATGAACCCACCCCAAAGTGGGGGAGAGTTTTTGGATGAGCTAGTGCTACGACTGCACAAGCGACAGAGAATTCTTGGAGCATCAAATATTATCGAAGTGATGCTTCGGAAAGCTTTGTACCCTAAATTATCAACTTTGGAAAAAATTGTCCGAGAGCTGTGCAAACCTAAGAAGGTTCAAGTTGCCATCAACAAGTGTTGGAATGACCTGTTCCTGTGA
- the LOC116027152 gene encoding pectinesterase-like, which translates to MTLFHRVLLLITLLSIHLISIAAHLEWPPPPTTAATAAYSNNLVVRDIIPSWLPSKERKLLQMSPGNMRIDAVVASDGSGQFARIGDALKAVPDNSGTRFVIYVKEGVYVENVVVEATKSNVMIIGDGMDSTVVSGSLSTAEESSMFSTATFGVLATDFIACDIGFENTAGAAKNQAVALAAAGDRGVFYRCKMVGFQDTLYAQSNRQFFRDCAIYGTIDFICGDSAAVFQNCDIRPRRPLPGQFNSITAQSRSDPSSQTGFSFQDCRITAAEDLSGVQTFLGRPWMSYSRTIFMHTYMDSVIDPRGWVGWTSSVAPDTVYYAEFGNYGPGAATANRVEWRGLHLGISSAEAARFSVDSFIGGSSWLPGTGVSFNPGTEAGNGFDVFVGSCDNTKLNTAVLLICLLINVTLLRGVFEE; encoded by the exons ATGACTCTCTTTCATCGGGTACTGCTGCTAATAACCCTTCTTTCAATTCATCTCATTTCCATCGCAGCCCACCTTGAATGGCCGCCACCGCCCACCACCGCCGCCACGGCGGCCTATTCGAACAACCTTGTCGTCAGAGACATTATTCCCAGCTGGTTGCCTTCCAAGGAGAGGAAGTTGCTTCAAATGTCGCCCGGGAATATGCGAATCGACGCCGTGGTGGCGAGTGATGGGTCGGGTCAATTCGCCAGGATTGGCGACGCGCTGAAGGCCGTGCCGGATAACAGCGGTACGAGGTTTGTGATTTATGTTAAGGAGGGCGTTTATGTGGAGAATGTGGTGGTGGAGGCGACCAAGTCGAATGTGATGATAATCGGCGACGGCATGGATTCGACTGTTGTTTCCGGCAGCTTGAGCACTGCTGAGGAAAGTTCAATGTTCAGCACTGCAACATTTG GTGTGTTGGCCACGGATTTCATTGCTTGCGACATTGGGTTCGAGAACACCGCCGGAGCTGCCAAGAATCAAGCGGTGGCGCTAGCCGCAGCCGGCGACCGGGGAGTCTTCTACCGGTGCAAAATGGTGGGGTTCCAAGACACGCTATACGCTCAATCCAACCGTCAATTCTTCCGCGACTGCGCCATCTACGGCACAATCGACTTCATCTGCGGCGACTCCGCCGCCGTGTTCCAGAACTGCGACATCCGCCCCCGGCGCCCACTGCCGGGGCAGTTCAACAGCATCACCGCCCAGAGCCGATCCGACCCGAGCAGCCAAACCGGGTTCTCATTCCAGGACTGTCGAATTACGGCGGCGGAGGATCTCTCCGGCGTCCAGACGTTCTTGGGGCGGCCGTGGATGAGCTATTCGAGGACAATTTTTATGCACACGTATATGGATTCTGTGATTGATCCCCGGGGATGGGTGGGGTGGACCAGCAGCGTCGCCCCCGACACCGTTTACTACGCGGAGTTTGGGAATTACGGCCCCGGCGCCGCCACGGCGAACAGAGTTGAGTGGAGGGGATTGCATTTGGGGATTAGTAGTGCCGAAGCTGCGAGATTTAGCGTTGATTCTTTTATCGGTGGAAGCTCTTGGCTTCCCGGAACCGGTGTTTCCTTCAACCCTG GAACGGAAGCGGGGAATGGATTTGATGTTTTTGTAGGGAGTTGCGACAACACAAAACTGAACACGGCTGTATTGCTCATATGTTTGTTGATTAATGTTACGTTGTTGCGTGGGGTATTTGAGGAGTGA
- the LOC116026873 gene encoding probable pectinesterase/pectinesterase inhibitor 46, producing MAATPPNKTARLSIIIIGLSCVVLVACVVGVAVGVSQTQNGKSKPSGVQNLSATLKAICDATLYPDSCYTTLGPAATSDNLRPQDIYKLSVRIAVAELSRASDAFFNGNSFRKISDPMAARALETCRELLALSMENLNDSMATPEKKLFRSFSDFKTWLSSAGTNIETCADTFTNTTHELSTMVLKNLKNSSEFTSNSLAILSVVEKSIEYSMESAAGILGSVGKRRLMNLDVPTWLSGHDRRLLQSSSWGLKIDAVVAKDGSGKYKTIKDALNAVPDKSDKRFVIYVKKGVYLENVKVEKSKWNVMMIGDGKDATVVSGNLNFVDGTPTFQTATFAVFGKGFIARDMGFRNTAGAAKHQAVALMSAADLSVFFRCKMDAFQDTLYAHSNRQFYRDCDISGTVDFIFGNSAAVFQNCNILPRKPLPGQQNTITAQGKTDPNQNTGISIHNCTVSAAEDLAGVATFLGRPWKNYSTTVVMRSVMGSLVDPKGWLPWVGDSAPDTIFYGEFQNFGPGAVTGGRVKWKGLKVNITSQIASKFSVKQFIQGDKWIPATGARFKPDI from the exons ATGGCGGCTACACCTCCAAACAAAACGGCGCGACTCAGCATCATCATCATAGGACTATCATGCGTCGTTCTTGTCGCATGCGTTGTCGGCGTTGCTGTCGGAGTCTCCCAAACCCAAAACGGAAAATCCAAACCCTCCGGCGTCCAGAACCTATCCGCCACCCTCAAAGCCATCTGCGACGCCACATTGTACCCTGATTCCTGTTACACCACCCTAGGACCCGCCGCCACGTCCGACAACCTAAGACCTCAAGACATCTACAAGCTCTCCGTCCGTATCGCCGTCGCCGAGCTCTCCAGAGCCTCCGACGCCTTCTTCAACGGCAATTCGTTCAGAAAAATCTCCGATCCCATGGCCGCAAGGGCTTTAGAGACCTGCCGCGAACTATTGGCTCTTTCCATGGAAAATCTCAACGACTCTATGGCCACGCCGGAAAAAAAACTGTTCCGGTCATTCTCCGATTTCAAAACTTGGCTTAGCTCCGCCGGGACTAATATAGAAACATGCGCCGACACCTTCACTAACACAACGCACGAATTAAGTACAATGGTGTTGAAAAACCTCAAGAATTCGAGCGAGTTTACGAGTAACAGCTTAGCCATCTTGAGTGTGGTAGAAAAGTCGATAGAATATTCCATGGAATCTGCAGCGGGAATCTTGGGTTCGGTCGGGAAACGGCGGTTAATGAATCTTGACGTGCCGACGTGGCTGTCGGGCCATGATCGGAGATTGCTTCAGAGTTCGAGTTGGGGTTTGAAGATTGATGCGGTGGTGGCGAAAGATGGGTCGGGGAAATATAAGACGATTAAGGATGCCCTGAACGCGGTACCTGATAAAAGCGACAAGAGGTTCGTCATCTACGTGAAGAAAGGAGTGTACTTGGAAAATGTTAAGGTTGAGAAGTCGAAGTGGAATGTTATGATGATCGGCGATGGAAAGGATGCCACTGTCGTTTCCGGCAACCTCAACTTCGTCGACGGCACTCCCACCTTCCAAACTGCAACATTTG CTGTGTTTGGAAAAGGATTCATTGCACGGGACATGGGATTCCGGAACACCGCCGGCGCGGCGAAGCACCAGGCGGTGGCGCTGATGTCGGCGGCGGACCTCTCCGTCTTCTTCCGCTGCAAAATGGATGCCTTCCAAGACACTCTATACGCCCATTCCAACCGCCAATTCTACAGAGACTGCGACATCTCCGGCACGGTGGACTTCATATTCGGCAACTCCGCCGCCGTCTTCCAGAACTGCAACATCCTCCCCAGAAAGCCCCTCCCGGGGCAGCAAAACACCATCACAGCCCAGGGCAAAACCGACCCGAACCAAAACACCGGAATCTCCATCCATAACTGCACGGTTTCGGCCGCGGAGGATCTCGCCGGAGTGGCCACGTTCTTGGGGCGGCCGTGGAAGAATTATTCGACGACGGTGGTGATGCGGTCCGTTATGGGGAGTTTGGTGGATCCCAAAGGGTGGTTGCCGTGGGTCGGAGATTCTGCGCCGGACACCATTTTTTACGGCGAGTTCCAGAACTTTGGACCCGGTGCGGTGACCGGAGGGAGGGTTAAGTGGAAGGGGTTGAAGGTGAACATTACTAGTCAAATTGCAAGCAAGTTTTCAGTTAAGCAGTTTATTCAAGGTGATAAGTGGATTCCGGCCACCGGAGCAAGATTCAAACCAGATATTTGA